One stretch of Ammospiza nelsoni isolate bAmmNel1 chromosome 21, bAmmNel1.pri, whole genome shotgun sequence DNA includes these proteins:
- the LOC132082592 gene encoding multidrug and toxin extrusion protein 2-like produces MAAARCLRSARRLLPAGARSECWELARLAGPVFFAQLLGFLISVVSSIFCGHLGKAELDAVTLAVSVINVTGISIGAGLASACDTLMSQTYGSKNLKQVGTILQRGILILLLFCFPCWALFINTERILLLIRQDPEVSRLTQLYVMIFIPALPAAFLYQLLTRYLLSQEIIMPQVVTGIAANILNAAMNAFLLYALKLGMVGSAWANMVSQYTQAILLVLYVWWRKIHVKTWGGWSRDCLVDWGSFIWLAVPGMVMMCIEWWTFEIGSFLAGLISVVELGAQSVIYELACVAYMVPLGISVAASVRVGNALGAGNVEQAKTSCITALLCTGVFAVLVSALLGSLRNVVGYIFTNDTEIVTLVSRVMLIFAPFHLLDATAATCGGVLRGTGRQKLGAIANAVGYYALGFPVGISLMFAAKMGVLGLWVGMIICISVQALSFLAFVIRMDWRKAAEEAQVRAGTKEQMEDVNSNGTAAIKTSAVGYTSLDPDTGDTTVLPESMVMGERQPGQELSPQEEPAVLPVLAPVPWRAVMLRRGLAAAAAIAVLLVGILVRLLTGNG; encoded by the exons atgGCGGCAGCGCGGTGCCTGCGGAGCGCCCGGCGCCTCCTGCCCGCGGGCGCACGGAGCgagtgctgggagctggcccGGCTGGCGGGGCCCGTG TTCtttgcccagctgctggggttCCTGATCAGCGTGGTCAGCTCCATCTTCTGTGGCCACCTGGGGAAAGCTGAGCTGGATGCTGTGACCCTGGCTGTGTCT GTTATCAACGTGACAGGGATCTCCATCGGTGCTGGCTTGGCCTCAGCATGTGACACGCTGATGAGCCAG ACCTACGGCAGCAAGAACCTGAAGCAGGTGGGCACCATCCTGCAGCGGGGCatcctcatcctgctgctcttctgcttcccctgctgGGCCCTCTTCATCAACACCGAGAGGATCCTCCTGCTCATCCGGCAGGACCCCGAGGTCTCCAG GTTAACTCAGCTCTACGTGATGATCTTTATTCCAGCCCTTCCT GCGGCGTTTCTGTACCAGCTGCTGACAAGATATTTACTGAGTCAG gagatCATTATGCCTCAGGTGGTGACGGGGATTGCAGCCAACATCCTCAACGCAGCCATGAACGCCTTTCTGCTCTATGCTCTGAAGCTGGGCATGGT GGGCTCTGCCTGGGCCAACATGGTTTCTCAGTACACCCAGGCCATCCTCCTCGTCCTTTACGTGTGGTGGAGGAAGATCCATGTGAAGACCTGGGGAG gctggagcagggactgcCTCGTGGACTGGGGCTCCTTCAtctggctggcagtgcctggcatGGTCATGATGTGCATTGAGTGGTGGACCTTTGAGATTGGGAGCTTCTTGGCTG GGCTGATCAGCGTggtggagctgggagcacaaTCTGTCATCTACGAGCTCGCCTGTGTGGCGTACATG GTGCCTCTGGGCATCAGCGTGGCTGCGAGTGTCAGGGTGGGGaatgccctgggagcagggaatgtggAGCAAGCCAAGACCTCCTGCATCACTGCGCTGCTGTGCACAG gagtctttgctgtgctggtttcAGCATTACTGGGGAGCCTAAGGAATGTGGTGGGATACATCTTCACCAATGACAC GGAGATTGTCACCCTGGTGTCCAGAGTGATGCTCATCTTTGCTCCGTTCCACTTGCTGGATGCCACAGCA GCCACATGTGGCGGGGTGCTGCGGGGCACGGGCCGCCAGAAGCTGGGCGCCATTGCCAACGCCGTGGGATATTACGCCCTGGGCTTCCCCGTCGGCATCTCCCTGATGTTTGCAGCCAAGATGGGGGTCTTAG GTCTGTGGGTTGGGATGATCATTTGCATCTCGGTGCAAGCCCTTTCCTTCTTGGCTTTTGTCATCCGCATGGATTGGAGGAAAGCTGCAGAGGAG GCTCAGGTCCGAGCTGGAACGAAAGAACAAATGGAAGATGTGAACTCCAATGGCACAGCTGCTATCAAAACATCTGCTGTGG GTTACACCTCCCTCGACCCGGACACCGGGGACACCACGGTGCTACCTGAGAGCATGGTGATGGGGGagaggcagcctgggcaggagctcagccctcaggaggagcctgctgtgctccctgtccTTGCCCCCGTGCCATGGAGGGCTGTGATGCTCCGCCgtgggctggctgctgctgctgccatcgctgtgctgctggtggggaTCCTGGTCCGGCTCCTGACTGGCAATGGATAA
- the LOC132082504 gene encoding aldehyde dehydrogenase family 3 member A2-like isoform X2, which translates to MEKMQQVVGRARAAFRSGRSRPLEFRIQQLKALERMVQEKEKEILAALKADLNKCGYNAYSHEILGVLGELALTIEKLPSWAAPQPVKKNLLTMRDEAYIGYEPLGVVLVIGAWNYPFVLVMQPLIGAIAAGNAVVVKPSEVSENTARLVAELLPQYLDKELYPVVTGGVPETTELLTQRFDHILYTGNTAVGKIVMAAAAKHLTPVTLELGGKSPCYIDKDCDLAVACRRITWGKYMNCGQTCIAPDYILCDPSIQSKVVENIKATLKEFYGEDVKSSPDYERIVNQRHFKRVKSLLEGQKIAHGGETDEASCFIAPTILTDVSPESKVMEEEIFGPVLPIVPVKSVEEAIEFINGREKPLALYVFSNNKQLIKRVISETSSGGVTGNDVIMHFFLSTLPFGGVGHSGMGAYHGKHSFETFSHRRACLIKDLKMESTNKMRYPPGSQKKVDWAKFFLLKRFNKARIGLFVLALLGVVAAVMIKVLN; encoded by the exons ATGGAGAAGATGCAGCAGGTCGTAGGCCGGGCCAGGGCCGCCTTCAGGTCGGGCCGGAGCCGCCCGCTGGAGTTCAGGATTCAGCAGCTGAAGGCTCTGGAGAGGATggtgcaggagaaggagaaggagatcCTGGCAGCCCTCAAGGCCGATCTGAACAAG TGTGGGTACAACGCCTACAGCCATGAAATCCTGGGcgtgctgggggagctggccCTCACCATAGAGAAGCTGCCATCCTGGGCAGCCCCTCAGCCCGTGAAGAAGAACCTGCTGACCATGAGGGACGAGGCCTACATTGGCTACGAGCCCCTGGGCGTGGTGCTGGTCATCGGGGCCTGGAACTACCCCTTTGTGCTGGTCATGCAGCCCCTGATTGGGGCCATTGCTGCAG GCAATGCTGTGGTGGTGAAGCCGTCAGAGGTCAGTGAGAACACGGCTCGGCtggtggctgagctgctgccacagtACCTGGACAAG gagctgtacCCTGTGGTCACTGGTGGAGTTCCTGAGACAACTGAGCTGCTGACCCAGAGATTTGATCACATCCTCTACACTGGCAACACTGCAGTGGGCAAAATtgtgatggcagcagctgccaagcaCCTGACCCCTGTCACCCTGGAGCTGGGGGGGAAGAGCCCCTGCTACATCGACAAGGACTGTGACCTGGCTGTGGCCTGCAG GCGGATAACGTGGGGCAAGTACATGAACTGTGGGCAAACCTGCATCGCCCCAGACTACATCCTGTGTGACCCATCCATCCAGAGCAAGGTGGTGGAGAACATCAAGGCCACTCTGAAG GAATTCTATGGGGAGGATGTGAAGTCATCTCCAGACTATGAAAGGATCGTCAACCAGCGTCACTTCAAGAGGGTCAAGAGCCTGCTGGAAGGGCAGAAGATTGCTCATGGGGGAGAGACTGATGAGGCCTCCTGCTTCATAG CACCAACCATCCTCACAGATGTTTCCCCGGAGTCAAAGGTGATGGAGGAGGAAATCTTTGGGCCAGTGCTGCCCATTGTGCCTGTGAAGAGCGTGGAGGAAGCCATTGAGTTCATCAATGGTCGGGAGAAGCCCCTTGCCCTGTATGTCTTCTCCAACAACAAGCAG ttaATCAAGAGAGTCATCTCAGAAACCTCCAGTGGTGGTGTGACTGGAAATGATGTCATTATGCATTTCTTCCTCTCGACTTTGCCTTTTGGTGGTGTTG GGCACAGTGGGATGGGTGCCTACCACGGCAAGCACAGCTTCGAGACCTTCTCCCACCGCCGCGCCTGCCTCATCAAGGACCTGAAGATGGAGAGCACCAACAAGATGCGGTACCCACCTGGCAGCCAGAAGAAGGTGGACTGGGCCAAGTTCTTCCTGCTCAAGAGGTTTAACAAGGCCAGAATTGGGCTCTttgtcctggccctgctgggggtggtggcagcagtgatGATCAAG GTGCTTAACTGa
- the LOC132082504 gene encoding aldehyde dehydrogenase family 3 member A2-like isoform X3, whose amino-acid sequence MEKMQQVVGRARAAFRSGRSRPLEFRIQQLKALERMVQEKEKEILAALKADLNKCGYNAYSHEILGVLGELALTIEKLPSWAAPQPVKKNLLTMRDEAYIGYEPLGVVLVIGAWNYPFVLVMQPLIGAIAAGNAVVVKPSEVSENTARLVAELLPQYLDKELYPVVTGGVPETTELLTQRFDHILYTGNTAVGKIVMAAAAKHLTPVTLELGGKSPCYIDKDCDLAVACRRITWGKYMNCGQTCIAPDYILCDPSIQSKVVENIKATLKEFYGEDVKSSPDYERIVNQRHFKRVKSLLEGQKIAHGGETDEASCFIAPTILTDVSPESKVMEEEIFGPVLPIVPVKSVEEAIEFINGREKPLALYVFSNNKQLIKRVISETSSGGVTGNDVIMHFFLSTLPFGGVGHSGMGAYHGKHSFETFSHRRACLIKDLKMESTNKMRYPPGSQKKVDWAKFFLLKRFNKARIGLFVLALLGVVAAVMIK is encoded by the exons ATGGAGAAGATGCAGCAGGTCGTAGGCCGGGCCAGGGCCGCCTTCAGGTCGGGCCGGAGCCGCCCGCTGGAGTTCAGGATTCAGCAGCTGAAGGCTCTGGAGAGGATggtgcaggagaaggagaaggagatcCTGGCAGCCCTCAAGGCCGATCTGAACAAG TGTGGGTACAACGCCTACAGCCATGAAATCCTGGGcgtgctgggggagctggccCTCACCATAGAGAAGCTGCCATCCTGGGCAGCCCCTCAGCCCGTGAAGAAGAACCTGCTGACCATGAGGGACGAGGCCTACATTGGCTACGAGCCCCTGGGCGTGGTGCTGGTCATCGGGGCCTGGAACTACCCCTTTGTGCTGGTCATGCAGCCCCTGATTGGGGCCATTGCTGCAG GCAATGCTGTGGTGGTGAAGCCGTCAGAGGTCAGTGAGAACACGGCTCGGCtggtggctgagctgctgccacagtACCTGGACAAG gagctgtacCCTGTGGTCACTGGTGGAGTTCCTGAGACAACTGAGCTGCTGACCCAGAGATTTGATCACATCCTCTACACTGGCAACACTGCAGTGGGCAAAATtgtgatggcagcagctgccaagcaCCTGACCCCTGTCACCCTGGAGCTGGGGGGGAAGAGCCCCTGCTACATCGACAAGGACTGTGACCTGGCTGTGGCCTGCAG GCGGATAACGTGGGGCAAGTACATGAACTGTGGGCAAACCTGCATCGCCCCAGACTACATCCTGTGTGACCCATCCATCCAGAGCAAGGTGGTGGAGAACATCAAGGCCACTCTGAAG GAATTCTATGGGGAGGATGTGAAGTCATCTCCAGACTATGAAAGGATCGTCAACCAGCGTCACTTCAAGAGGGTCAAGAGCCTGCTGGAAGGGCAGAAGATTGCTCATGGGGGAGAGACTGATGAGGCCTCCTGCTTCATAG CACCAACCATCCTCACAGATGTTTCCCCGGAGTCAAAGGTGATGGAGGAGGAAATCTTTGGGCCAGTGCTGCCCATTGTGCCTGTGAAGAGCGTGGAGGAAGCCATTGAGTTCATCAATGGTCGGGAGAAGCCCCTTGCCCTGTATGTCTTCTCCAACAACAAGCAG ttaATCAAGAGAGTCATCTCAGAAACCTCCAGTGGTGGTGTGACTGGAAATGATGTCATTATGCATTTCTTCCTCTCGACTTTGCCTTTTGGTGGTGTTG GGCACAGTGGGATGGGTGCCTACCACGGCAAGCACAGCTTCGAGACCTTCTCCCACCGCCGCGCCTGCCTCATCAAGGACCTGAAGATGGAGAGCACCAACAAGATGCGGTACCCACCTGGCAGCCAGAAGAAGGTGGACTGGGCCAAGTTCTTCCTGCTCAAGAGGTTTAACAAGGCCAGAATTGGGCTCTttgtcctggccctgctgggggtggtggcagcagtgatGATCAAG TGA
- the LOC132082819 gene encoding aldehyde dehydrogenase family 3 member A2-like, translating into MEKMQQVVGRARAAFRSGRSRPLEFRIQQLKALQRMMQEKEKEIMRALKADLNKSGPNAFTQEILGVLGALALTMEKLPSWAAPHHVKKDLLTLRDEAYIGYEPLGVVLVIGAWNYPFALVMQPLIGAIAAGNAVVVKPSEVSENTARLVAELLPLYLDKDLYAVVTGGVPETTELLTQRFDHILYTGNSNVGRIVMAAAAKHLTPVTLELGGKSPCYIDKDCDLAVACRRITWGKYMNCGQTCLAPDYILCDPSIQSKVVENIKATLKEFYGEDVKSSPDYERIINQRHFKRILGLMEGQKIALGGETDEASCFIAPTILTDVSPESKVMEEEIFGPVLPIVTVMSVEEAIEFINLREKPLGLYVFSNNKQLIRRVIAETSSGGMTANDVIMHSVLPELPFGGVGHSGMGAYHGRFSFETFSHRRSCLIKDFRWDVANRLRYPPGSEELMQLAKLFLLKQCTRSRVGQFISALLAAVKAMLAKGNHL; encoded by the exons ATGGAGAAGATGCAGCAGGTCGTGGGCCGGGCCAGGGCCGCCTTCAGGTCGGGCCGGAGCCGCCCGCTGGAGTTCAGGATTCAGCAGCTGAAGGCCCTGCAGaggatgatgcaggagaaggagaaggagatcATGAGAGCCCTCAAGGCCGATCTGAACAAG AGTGGGCCCAATGCCTTCACCCAAGAGATCCTGGGCGTGCTGGGGGCACTGGCCCTCACCATGGAGAAGCTGCCATCATGGGCAGCCCCTCATCATGTCAAAAAGGACCTGCTGACCCTGAGGGACGAGGCCTACATCGGCTATGAGCCCCTGGGCGTGGTGCTGGTCATCGGGGCCTGGAACTACCCCTTTGCCCTGGTCATGCAGCCCCTGATTGGGGCCATCGCTGCAG GCAATGCTGTGGTGGTGAAGCCATCAGAGGTCAGTGAGAACACGGCTCGGCtggtggctgagctgctcccacTGTACCTGGACAAG gatcTGTATGCTGTGGTCACTGGTGGAGTTCCTGAGACAACTGAGCTGCTGACCCAGAGATTTGATCACATCCTCTACACTGGCAACTCCAACGTGGGCAGAATtgtgatggcagcagctgccaagcaCCTGACCCCTGTCACCCTGGAGCTGGGGGGGAAGAGCCCCTGCTACATCGACAAGGACTGTGACCTGGCTGTGGCCTGCAG ACGGATAACGTGGGGCAAGTACATGAACTGTGGGCAAACCTGCCTCGCCCCAGACTACATCCTGTGTGACCCATCCATCCAGAGCAAGGTGGTGGAGAACATCAAGGCCACTCTGAAG GAATTCTATGGGGAGGACGTGAAGTCATCTCCAGACTATGAAAGGATCATCAACCAGCGTCACTTCAAGAGGATCCTGGGCTTGATGGAAGGGCAGAAGATTGCTCTTGGGGGAGAGACTGATGAGGCCTCCTGCTTCATAG CTCCAACCATCCTCACGGATGTTTCCCCGGAGTCAAAGGTGATGGAGGAGGAAATCTTTGGGCCAGTGCTGCCCATTGTGACTGTGATGAGTGTGGAGGAAGCCATTGAGTTCATCAACCTTCGAgagaagccccttggcctttaTGTCTTCTCCAACAACAAGCAG CTGATCAGACGGGTGATAGCAGAGACCTCCAGCGGTGGCATGACAGCCAACGATGTCATCATGCACTCggtgctcccagagctgcccttcGGCGGTGTGG GGCACAGCGGGATGGGCGCCTACCACGGCAGGTTCAGCTTCGAGACCTTCTCCCACCGCCGCTCCTGCCTCATCAAGGACTTCAGGTGGGATGTTGCCAACAGGCTGAGGTACCCACCTGGCAGCGAGGAGCTGATGCAGTTGGCCAAGCTGTTCCTGCTGAAGCAGTGTaccaggagcagggtgggacagTTCATCTCGGCCCTGCTGGCGGCTGTGAAAGCCATGCTGGCAAAG GGAAACCACCTTTAG
- the LOC132082504 gene encoding aldehyde dehydrogenase family 3 member A2-like isoform X1: MEKMQQVVGRARAAFRSGRSRPLEFRIQQLKALERMVQEKEKEILAALKADLNKCGYNAYSHEILGVLGELALTIEKLPSWAAPQPVKKNLLTMRDEAYIGYEPLGVVLVIGAWNYPFVLVMQPLIGAIAAGNAVVVKPSEVSENTARLVAELLPQYLDKELYPVVTGGVPETTELLTQRFDHILYTGNTAVGKIVMAAAAKHLTPVTLELGGKSPCYIDKDCDLAVACRRITWGKYMNCGQTCIAPDYILCDPSIQSKVVENIKATLKEFYGEDVKSSPDYERIVNQRHFKRVKSLLEGQKIAHGGETDEASCFIAPTILTDVSPESKVMEEEIFGPVLPIVPVKSVEEAIEFINGREKPLALYVFSNNKQLIKRVISETSSGGVTGNDVIMHFFLSTLPFGGVGHSGMGAYHGKHSFETFSHRRACLIKDLKMESTNKMRYPPGSQKKVDWAKFFLLKRFNKARIGLFVLALLGVVAAVMIKSHQSVLKRKALLVVLAVQRLGWPSGW; the protein is encoded by the exons ATGGAGAAGATGCAGCAGGTCGTAGGCCGGGCCAGGGCCGCCTTCAGGTCGGGCCGGAGCCGCCCGCTGGAGTTCAGGATTCAGCAGCTGAAGGCTCTGGAGAGGATggtgcaggagaaggagaaggagatcCTGGCAGCCCTCAAGGCCGATCTGAACAAG TGTGGGTACAACGCCTACAGCCATGAAATCCTGGGcgtgctgggggagctggccCTCACCATAGAGAAGCTGCCATCCTGGGCAGCCCCTCAGCCCGTGAAGAAGAACCTGCTGACCATGAGGGACGAGGCCTACATTGGCTACGAGCCCCTGGGCGTGGTGCTGGTCATCGGGGCCTGGAACTACCCCTTTGTGCTGGTCATGCAGCCCCTGATTGGGGCCATTGCTGCAG GCAATGCTGTGGTGGTGAAGCCGTCAGAGGTCAGTGAGAACACGGCTCGGCtggtggctgagctgctgccacagtACCTGGACAAG gagctgtacCCTGTGGTCACTGGTGGAGTTCCTGAGACAACTGAGCTGCTGACCCAGAGATTTGATCACATCCTCTACACTGGCAACACTGCAGTGGGCAAAATtgtgatggcagcagctgccaagcaCCTGACCCCTGTCACCCTGGAGCTGGGGGGGAAGAGCCCCTGCTACATCGACAAGGACTGTGACCTGGCTGTGGCCTGCAG GCGGATAACGTGGGGCAAGTACATGAACTGTGGGCAAACCTGCATCGCCCCAGACTACATCCTGTGTGACCCATCCATCCAGAGCAAGGTGGTGGAGAACATCAAGGCCACTCTGAAG GAATTCTATGGGGAGGATGTGAAGTCATCTCCAGACTATGAAAGGATCGTCAACCAGCGTCACTTCAAGAGGGTCAAGAGCCTGCTGGAAGGGCAGAAGATTGCTCATGGGGGAGAGACTGATGAGGCCTCCTGCTTCATAG CACCAACCATCCTCACAGATGTTTCCCCGGAGTCAAAGGTGATGGAGGAGGAAATCTTTGGGCCAGTGCTGCCCATTGTGCCTGTGAAGAGCGTGGAGGAAGCCATTGAGTTCATCAATGGTCGGGAGAAGCCCCTTGCCCTGTATGTCTTCTCCAACAACAAGCAG ttaATCAAGAGAGTCATCTCAGAAACCTCCAGTGGTGGTGTGACTGGAAATGATGTCATTATGCATTTCTTCCTCTCGACTTTGCCTTTTGGTGGTGTTG GGCACAGTGGGATGGGTGCCTACCACGGCAAGCACAGCTTCGAGACCTTCTCCCACCGCCGCGCCTGCCTCATCAAGGACCTGAAGATGGAGAGCACCAACAAGATGCGGTACCCACCTGGCAGCCAGAAGAAGGTGGACTGGGCCAAGTTCTTCCTGCTCAAGAGGTTTAACAAGGCCAGAATTGGGCTCTttgtcctggccctgctgggggtggtggcagcagtgatGATCAAG AGCCACCAGTCTGTGCTGAAGAGAAAAGCCCTGTTGgttgtgctggctgtgcagaggCTGGGCTGGCCCAGTGGGTGGTAA
- the LOC132082637 gene encoding multidrug and toxin extrusion protein 1-like codes for MKPESFPEENGIGEGRAAGQGDLTAESCQKKRRWIPEHFWEDARQLLVLAGPLILIQLLIFLIHLVSSIFCGHLGKVELASVTLAIAVINVTAISVGYGLTSACDTLISQTYGSKNLLRVGVILQRATIIILLCCFPCCAVLINVEPLMLLMHQDPNVSRLTQHYVDAFLPALPAVFVYNLEARYLQNQMIMWPLVLSGVIGNLINAAANYLLLFEFHLGVMGSGWANTIAQYSQAIFLFLYIICRKLHVNTWGGWSSECLLEWDSFTSLAIPSMLMMCIEWWTYEIGSFLIGLLSVVELSVQSIIYEVSVVAFMIPLGLGTAASVQVGNALGAGSADMAKRSSHTSLICTGVFSVIVVSILASSRNVLGYIFTPDKEIVDLVAWIIPVHGVFHMFEAMACTCSGVLRGIGKQKFGAILNAVAYYGVGLPLAAVLLFVARIGVMGLWVGLLVAVFILCSSFLTFISRVDWEKAAKKAQRRAGVTPQRLPSLCPEGSYKDLDMAAAPQPHTFLPARAVLGSVAGLEPQSDIVLTRIARTEGPTYQLELREAASSPATPVVTNQLLLRRALALVVAITTLALGIAVKMIVSTA; via the exons ATGAAGCCGGAGAGCTTCCCCGAGGAGAATGGCATCGGGGAGGGAAGGGCGGCCGGCCAGGGAGACCTCACAGCCGAGAGCTGCCAGAAGAAACGCCGCTGGATTCCGGAGCACTTCTGGGAGGACGcgaggcagctgctggtgctggcgGGGCCGCTG ATCCTGATCCAGCTGCTCATCTTCCTGATCCACCTGGTCAGCTCCATATTCTGTGGCCACCTGGGCAAGGTTGAGCTGGCCTCTGTCACGCTGGCCATCGCT GTTATAAATGTCACCGCCATCTCTGTAGGGTACGGTTTGACTTCAGCGTGTGACACCTTGATATCACAG ACCTATGGCAGCAAGAACCTGCTGCGTGTGGGGGTGATCCTGCAGCGTGCCaccatcatcatcctcctctgctgcttcccctgctgcGCCGTCCTCATCAACGTGGAGCCGCTGATGCTGCTCATGCACCAGGATCCCAATGTCTCCAG gctGACCCAGCACTACGTGGATGCgtttctccctgccctcccG GCGGTTTTTGTGTATAACCTGGAGGCAAGATACCTGCAGAACCAG ATGATCATGTGGCCCTTGGTGCTGAGTGGGGTCATCGGCAACCTCATCAACGCGGCTGCAAACTACCTGCTCCTCTTCGAGTTCCACCTGGGCGTCAT GGGCTCTGGCTGGGCCAACACCATCGCTCAGTATTCACAAGCCATTTTCTTGTTCCTGTACATCATATGCAGGAAGCTCCATGTGAACACCTGGGGAG GCTGGTCCAGCGAGTGCCTGCTGGAGTGGGACAGCTTCACCTCCCTGGCCATCCCCAGCATGCTCATGATGTGCATCGAGTGGTGGACCTACGAGATTGGGAGCTTCTTGAtag gCCTGCTGAGCGTCGTGGAGCTCTCTGTCCAGTCCATCATCTATGAGGTGTCTGTTGTGGCTTTCATG AtccccctggggctgggcacagctgccagcgtGCAGGTGGGCAACGCGCTGGGCGCCGGCAGCGCCGACATGGCCAAGAGATCCTCCCACACCAGCCTGATCTGCACAG GGGTGTTCTCTGTGATTGTGGTGTCCATTTTAGCTTCCTCAAGGAATGTGCTGGGATACATCTTCACCCCAGATAA GGAAATCGTTGACTTGGTGGCGTGGATCATTCCTGTCCACGGTGTCTTCCACATGTTTGAAGCCATGGCT TGTACCTGCAGTGGGGTGCTCAGAGGCATCGGGAAGCAGAAGTTTGGTGCCATCCTCAACGCTGTGGCTTACTACGGTGTGGGCTtgcccctggcagctgtgctgctcttcgTGGCCAGGATCGGCGTCATGG gCCTGTGGGTCGGGTTGCTCGTCGCCGTCTtcatcctctgcagcagcttcctcaCCTTCATCTCCCGTGTGGACTGGGAGAAGGCAGCCAAGAAG GCTCAGCGCCGCGCAGGAGTGACCCCACAGAGGCTGCCGAGCCTGTGCCCCGAAGGCTCCTACAAGGACCTGGATAtggctgcagccccccagccccacactttcctccctgccagggccGTGCTGGGGTCTGTCG CGGGGTTAGAGCCACAGAGCGACATTGTGCTCACGAGAATCGCCAGGACAGAGGGCCCCACGTaccagctggagctgagggaagCCGCCTCCTCCCCGGCCACCCCCGTGGTCACCAACCAGCTGCTGCTCCGCCGTGCGCTGGCCCTGGTCGTGGCCATCACCACGCTGGCCCTGGGCATCGCCGTGAAGATGATTGTCAGCACGGCCTGA